The following nucleotide sequence is from Desulfovibrio desulfuricans.
TGCGTACAGAAGCGGCGGCAAGAGGTTTGCCATCCATAAGCACCACGCCGGAAAACATGGCAGGCGCAGTAAGGCCAAATGGGCGGGAAAGCGGTACGATTTCAAAACGCTGGCCCACAGGCAGGCTCCAGCCGCGTTCAACGCCGTACACAGGCAGGGTTGTTTTGACGTAATGCTGCAAAAAGCGTCCGTGTGCGGCATCCCACCAGGGGCGGCCTTCAATGATGAACTGGTATAGGCCGGGTTTGGTCAGGGCAACGTTGGCCCCCCATGCCTTCTGGTTCAGGTAGCGGATTTCTTCCATGTCGCCTAGCAAGTCGCGCCGTTCGGGCTGCGCCACGCCGTCTTTTACCGGTGTGGTGCTGTCGTAACGCAGCACCGCAAACATCTGCGGCATGTCCATGACCAACCCTTCGTACTGGAAGGGGCGCATCATGGTGATAAGCACGTCTACTTCTTCATCTATCTGCGTGTCAGCGGGTGCTGGTGCGGCGGCAGCCTGTTCCGGTTTGGCCGGGGCGTCTGCCGGGGCGGCCTCGCCGTTGGGCGCGGGTTTGCCTTCAGAAGCGGGTTTGCCTTCGGCCGTGGGCGCAGCGGGGGCTTGTTCCTGCTGTTTGCCTGAGGCATCAGCGGGTTGTTCTGCCTTGCCGGATGATGTTTTGGCGTCCTGCTGGCGTTTTTCGTCTTTTTTATCCTCGCGTTTGGCGGGGGCGTCCTGCTTGGGGCGGGGGGTGGGTGCTTCAATGCTGGGCTGGCTGGGCACCAGCAGGGTCACCTGCGCCTGCGCGGATGGCGCAAAAAAAAGGAAGGACAAAACAGCCCAACACGCGGCGACAACTGCACTTTTATGTTCAAATAACCCCAGATGACAGGAACGGTGTGCGCTGGGCATGAAATCTCCTGTGCGCCCAAGCCTGCGATATGCAGAGGGATTGGCTCTGTTTCCGCACGTAGAGGGCGGGGCGCTAGTGTATGTGACCTGTGTATAGCCCAAGAGCATGAGCTTGTCATGTGCTGCGTGCACACTCACCCCGCATGGCTTGGCATATCCGAGGCTTCGGTGGCTGTGTTGAGCGGCGTTCTGGCCGCAAAGACCGCATCCACCCGCGTGGCTCCACTTGCGAGCAGGGCGCTGGCTGCGGCGTTCATGGTGCTGCCCGTGGTCATAACGTCATCCACAATCCATACGCGCAGCCCCCTGGCCTCAGGCGAGGCGGCAAAACTGTGACGCACGTTGCTGCGCCGGTCTTTTGCCCCCAGGTGCGTCTGCTCCTGACCGGGCACAGGGCGGGAAAGCAGCCTTGAAGACAAAGGCAGGCCTGACAGGCCATGCAGGGCACGCGCCAGTTCGTGG
It contains:
- a CDS encoding DUF4198 domain-containing protein yields the protein MPSAHRSCHLGLFEHKSAVVAACWAVLSFLFFAPSAQAQVTLLVPSQPSIEAPTPRPKQDAPAKREDKKDEKRQQDAKTSSGKAEQPADASGKQQEQAPAAPTAEGKPASEGKPAPNGEAAPADAPAKPEQAAAAPAPADTQIDEEVDVLITMMRPFQYEGLVMDMPQMFAVLRYDSTTPVKDGVAQPERRDLLGDMEEIRYLNQKAWGANVALTKPGLYQFIIEGRPWWDAAHGRFLQHYVKTTLPVYGVERGWSLPVGQRFEIVPLSRPFGLTAPAMFSGVVLMDGKPLAAASVRMARINTEKRPVPTSWHEDIAARTNNKGEFSFVLNQPGWWCCMASIPGDPLKGPDGQPKPLQLGTLFWLYVDSISSEARKR
- a CDS encoding ComF family protein, which codes for MAVPQHAAHLRRRGYNQAHELARALHGLSGLPLSSRLLSRPVPGQEQTHLGAKDRRSNVRHSFAASPEARGLRVWIVDDVMTTGSTMNAAASALLASGATRVDAVFAARTPLNTATEASDMPSHAG